Part of the Granulicella arctica genome, ATCGAAAACATCCAGACCGACCAGTTCAACTTGATAGCGATCATCGGCACCCTTTGTCACCGTGACATCCGGGAGCCCACACACTGAGAAGATTTGGCTCGACCGCATATTCTTCAGCAGATCGCCCATGTTCAGGTCCATCGTCGCCTGGACATAGGTTGCCGCGATCCCCATTACGTCTTCACAGCTTTGGATCAGTTGCCGTGCGTTCGGCTCAATCGCAAACCCGATGCAGTACAGGTGGGTATAGTCCTTCGCGGTCGCTTCTTTCGCCGCGCTGTACACCAGCCCTTCGGAGATGCTGCCATTCTCCGGTCCGAAAACAATTGCGACAGGCTTCCGATTGCTGCCCATCCCGCGGAGAAGGAGACCGTTCGCCTCCGCTGCTTCGCCCACTACATCCGTGAGCGTTGGGGTCTGACCCTCTGCACTGGCATCCACGTTCGCCTCTACCAGCCCGGCCAGGGTACGGGTCAGCGGACGGATGTTTTGCAGTTGAACAGTTCGATTCCCTTCCAACCTCAGTAAGGGGCTTCGTCGCAAAATATCAAGCATTCGATCCAGATATGTTCCCGCTTGCTCGCTTGGAGTTTCGATCGCGGCGCGTTCCGTCTCAGGTTTTTCGCTACCCTCCACATCGAGTGGTGTAGGAATAGTAGCTTCGAAGCAGAATGGCCCAGTAATGCGCGTTACAAGCTTATCTTCTTCTGGACGATCTACAAGCACTCGTTCAGTGGATGAAAGCTGGTTAGCTATGGACTTCAAAGTCACATATGGAAAAACGCCACCGATCTCCTGACCGTTCTTGTTCTGTTTGCGGACATATTCGAAACCAGAAGAAGGAACATCCCCGTTTCCTTTGATCTTGTACCAAGGAAACGTAGCAGTGAGAAGTCTTTGTCTGGCGAGAGCAAGAGGTACACGTGAGGCGTCACAAGTAATCCATCGGCGTCCCCAATGCTCCGCCATGAATGCCGCTGTTCCAGATCCGCAGGTGGGATCAAATACCAGTTCACCGGGATCAGTCGTCATCAAAATGCATCGTTGAAGAACTTTTTGAGATGTCTGCACAACATAATTCTTCGCCTCGGAAAACCCAGTCATCAAGGTGTCTCGCCAGACATTTGAGATTGCGGAGGCGGGAAAATCATCGAAGTAGCGCTTGTACATGAGGCTTGCACCTATCGCGATTAGGCGATGGTTTTTTTCCAGATTGGCAAATCCTTCAGGGGACGTCTTCCAAGAGCCTTTTCGAAGTGGAAAAGTTCTGCCAAGAGCCGTGATTTCTTTTGCTTCTCCGTCACCTGCTGCACGCGATGATGAAGCATTATCAGCCGCAAAAATTCGCCAGCCCTTTGGAAGCAGCGAATGGTCATTGCGTTCAGCTTCAGACAGTTTTCTTTGTACGGTCCTATCCGGCGCTTCTGCCCAAATGTATTGAGACGTCCCTTCTTCTCCGGCCTCTTTCGTGTTAAACAATGCGCGATATTTGACCCGCTGTACGTCCTTCGAATACCAAAGTAGGTAATCGGCAACAGCACCAAGCGTGTCAGCAGTGGAGCTTGTCGTTTTAATAAAAGTGATGACACTGATTCGATTCTCAGCCCCGAACACCTCGTCTAAAAGCTCTCGCACATGGTGTAAGTTGTCATCACTAATCTGAACAAAGATGCTTCCACTTGGAGTCAGCAAATCCCTAGCGATCACTAACCGGTCTCGTAGGTATGTCAGATAGCTATGCAGTCCAAGCTCCCATGTATCCCGGTAAGCCTGCACCATCTCTGGTTCGCGGGTCAGGTCTGCGTCATCATTGTGTTTTACATCCCGCTTACGAACAAACGGCTGAAAATTCGATCCGAACTTAACGCCATACGGCGGGTCCATGTAGATCATTTGGACTTGTCCGCCCATTCCTTCGTACTCCAGCATCGAGTTCATCACTACTAGGGAATCCCCGAGCACCATCCGGTTGACCCACTTGTCCCGGTGCTCATAAGGTTTCATTCGCTCTGCCAATGGGCGCTGCGCATCGCCGAACAGACTCGCCTGCTCGTCAACGCCTTCTCGCTTATGACCCCTGAGCGTCTCCAGAATCGCCTGCGTCGAGAGCCGCTC contains:
- a CDS encoding site-specific DNA-methyltransferase, translating into MRPEVGTQAQFKKRKAPKTYRYDSSLDPALSWDDGSSRAMGEWLLDLIVEASKLAAPHRFPTPKEFLGAGNAVLMTVNGLEDAVRELQGLGKPFLDWAGKAERLSMDVPTLPLFIHERLSTQAILETLRGHKREGVDEQASLFGDAQRPLAERMKPYEHRDKWVNRMVLGDSLVVMNSMLEYEGMGGQVQMIYMDPPYGVKFGSNFQPFVRKRDVKHNDDADLTREPEMVQAYRDTWELGLHSYLTYLRDRLVIARDLLTPSGSIFVQISDDNLHHVRELLDEVFGAENRISVITFIKTTSSTADTLGAVADYLLWYSKDVQRVKYRALFNTKEAGEEGTSQYIWAEAPDRTVQRKLSEAERNDHSLLPKGWRIFAADNASSSRAAGDGEAKEITALGRTFPLRKGSWKTSPEGFANLEKNHRLIAIGASLMYKRYFDDFPASAISNVWRDTLMTGFSEAKNYVVQTSQKVLQRCILMTTDPGELVFDPTCGSGTAAFMAEHWGRRWITCDASRVPLALARQRLLTATFPWYKIKGNGDVPSSGFEYVRKQNKNGQEIGGVFPYVTLKSIANQLSSTERVLVDRPEEDKLVTRITGPFCFEATIPTPLDVEGSEKPETERAAIETPSEQAGTYLDRMLDILRRSPLLRLEGNRTVQLQNIRPLTRTLAGLVEANVDASAEGQTPTLTDVVGEAAEANGLLLRGMGSNRKPVAIVFGPENGSISEGLVYSAAKEATAKDYTHLYCIGFAIEPNARQLIQSCEDVMGIAATYVQATMDLNMGDLLKNMRSSQIFSVCGLPDVTVTKGADDRYQVELVGLDVFDPISMENHHAKGDDVPAWMLDTDYNGMCFHVTQAFFPRTSAWDALKKALKADYEASLWDHLAGSISAPFESRKEAQIAVKVIDDRGNELMVVKKLSDATMAVAQ